In Colletotrichum destructivum chromosome 8, complete sequence, the following proteins share a genomic window:
- a CDS encoding Putative flavoprotein pyridine nucleotide cytochrome reductase, with the protein MAAFQSPPTPSPSPTPTLSTLYSSWKKPQQDVVEYTTPSSSLPPSPSLPPSPPPSTSPPPNSPPSSSSSVFYNVPQTPTGGFVTPPEIPVVKNHDVTGKTSTSVIDCPISKASFLLAQVSLATGLFGGLPTTEVRFRGPGSLGAAASRTRTLRFGTGLDGCFTSTGGFLGGMRETHNEKHVTTVSRVNASARPGQERLPPSLEAWEVVHENLPRLLRAGRVRQAVDALDERHASEAGEGGRDRWDDLEQCHLARAALVLSALAHAYMFGEDRGKHKGKGDNDGRPSQPSLPVHLLGPWERVCKKLGRPLTGRVPADDVLNNAVGDDSFSLTSAYFGLPEERLSSGLQGRMEAIFAPALSAMALAQSGVLADQPGLVAHCLESVAARIVECADVFEAMTPRDTAHFDPVVWIKSYPAMGRPVTSGELGNSGVDAPLFHALDAFINRQHVEGDLKRMQGDRRATLPANIRAFLDALDDEAGSVRKYVAAADAAVRAQRRRQYYDHHHDHQYLLSGEEVEEEEQSQYRHLSAAWDGLLQTYVWFLERHRVKAVGVTGVSLNTGRHSTSSGVESGDQDKAAVAAAAAAATAEAPKMRPETMLSMQMKKGMASRLGGRPLWQDARVQSQTVYEGSVVVAVRLDANLPLKPGDRVQVWPPARKRKKANNSSWHHHHHRHSRCPQGSSSPEYHDDDDDASSSSESDYDDDADVEPRFYSIARAIPDAADDGMTDLGAGEGRGRGMTITLTVGQHLPEGLVSSFLSTAAPGTHLRLRPWPSPRFRQPRNLAVPLVLVGQGSGVGPFVGFLHDRVAWAQRRLHHRDDAQQDDMDEKEDNDEEVGEVLLVVAAKTRRHVPCPIDSLEQLTRALPLTIILALSEEEHHLMIRSGTWTQLPTGDRHVTRHLLEHRDFVQRLVKEKGGHVFVCGSSDFGATAMSSLGLGQPQKQHQEQEQEQQQQQRPQYPRGESYSHDDNHTHMPSASPHWKQLHQDLFVTVKRPSSTSPSSPRFSSFSSSSSSSSYSYSSPSSPSVDPQNNIITPSNLAAHNSINSCWTAIGGTVYDMTSFLATHPGGPKTILESAGTIADARFAETHGGPHAQEIRGYLQRYAIGRLSTSATGPGTQTTSAKLTHVLVRMQNALTNNSAFDASRGPLPLYVYEDALLVFADSLDGVVGILSDAAVGMQSSEQRAAVLKTQALLRKAFTLLKTGCKGCLFAAGSESSSSTLLEESEALVQRLYREPIKKVHAAVDACKRGLSEIETGTEVDSDDRICDAQNDENNEALKRVLEMFCTSLASIAEDLLY; encoded by the exons ATGGCCGCCTTTCAAAGCCCTCCCAcaccgtctccgtctccgacTCCCACATTATCCACCCTTTACTCCTCGTGGAAGAAACCGCAGCAAGATGTGGTCGAGTACacgacaccatcatcatcactaccaccatcaccatcactaccaccatcgccaccaccatcaacctcaccaccaccaaactcaccaccatcatcatcatcatcagtcTTCTACAATGTGCCCCAGACACCAACCGGAGGCTTCGTCACGCCACCCGAGATCCCGGTGGTGAAGAACCACGACGTCACAGGCAAAACGTCCACATCGGTAATCGACTGTCCCATCTCCAAGGCCAGCTTCCTGCTCGCCCAGGTCTCCTTGGCAACCGGCCTTTTCGGAGGCTTACCAACTACCGAGGTCAGGTTCCGGGGCCCGGGTTCACTCGGAGCGGCAGCATCGCGAACACGAACTCTCCGCTTCGGCACGGGCCTCGATGGATGCTTTACCAGCACCGGGGGCTTCCTGGGAGGAATGCGTGAAACGCATAACGAAAAGCACGTCACCACCGTCAGTCGCGTCAACGCCTCGGCACGCCCGGGCCAAGAACGTCTGCCACCATCCCTGGAGGCATGGGAGGTGGTTCACGAGAATTTGCCACGGTTGCTCCGAGCGGGACGAGTGCGCCAAGCCGTCGACGCTCTGGACGAGCGGCATGCGTCAgaggcgggggaggggggcagagACAGATGGGACGACTTGGAACAGTGTCATCTCGCCCGAGCGGCGCTGGTGTTGAGCGCGCTGGCCCACGCCTACATGTTTGGTGAGGACCGAGGCAAACACAAGGGCAAAGGGGATAACGACGGCCGGCCTTCCCAGCCGTCATTGCCGGTCCACCTGCTCGGTCCGTGGGAGAGGGTTTGCAAGAAGTTGGGGAGACCCTTGACAGGACGG GTGCCCGCCGATGACGTTCTCAACAACGCCGTGGGCGATGATTCGTTCAGCCTGACCAGCGCCTACTTTGGCCTCCCCGAGGAGAGACTGTCCTCGGGGCTCCAGGGCCGGATGGAGGCCATCTTTGCTCCAGcgctctcggccatggcgctCGCGCAGAGCGGCGTGCTAGCCGACCAGCCCGGCCTGGTGGCACACTGCCTGGAGAGCGTGGCGGCGCGCATCGTCGAGTGCGCCGACGTGTTCGAGGCCATGACGCCGCGCGACACGGCGCACTTTGACCCCGTCGTTTGGATCAAGTCGTATCCCGCCATGGGCCGCCCCGTGACCTCGGGCGAGCTGGGGAacagcggcgtcgacgcgccGCTGTTCCACGCGCTGGACGCCTTCATCAACCGCCAGCacgtcgagggcgacttGAAGCGGATGCAGGGCGACCGGCGGGCCACGCTGCCGGCCAACATCCGCGCCTTCTTGGATGCCCTTGATGACGAGGCCGGAAGCGTCAGAAAGTacgtcgctgctgctgatgctgctgtgcgtgctcagcggcggcggcaataCTAtgatcatcatcatgatcATCAGTATCTGCTCTctggagaagaagtagaagaagaagagcagtCGCAGTACCGACAtctctcggcggcgtgggacgGGCTTTTGCAAACCTATGTCTGGTTCCTCGAGCGGCACcgcgtcaaggccgtcggcgtcacGGGCGTGAGCCTGAATACGGGGCGACACTCGACGagcagcggcgtcgagagcggcgacCAGGACAAGGCCGCGGtagcagcagcggcagcggcagcgactGCAGAAGCGCCAAAGATGCGCCCCGAGACCATGCTTAGCATGCagatgaagaagggcatGGCGTCGCGACTGGGCGGGCGTCCGCTGTGGCAGGACGCGCGTGTGCAGTCACAGACCGTGTACGAGGGCAGCGTGGTCGTAGCCGTGAGGCTTGATGCCAACTTGCCGCTCAAGCCGGGCGATCGAGTACAGGTCTGGCCACCAGcaagaaagaggaagaaggccaacAACTCATCGTggcatcatcaccatcatcgtcactCTCGCTGCCCGCAgggctcctcctcgccggaATAtcatgatgacgatgatgatgcgtCGTCTTCAAGCGAGAGTGACtacgatgatgatgccgatgtcgAGCCGAGATTCTACTCCATCGCCCGAGCCATCCCAGATGCGGCTGATGATGGGATGACAGATTTGGGCGCAGGAgagggacgaggacgaggtaTGACCATCACTCTCACAGTCGGCCAACACTTGCCCGAGGGACTTGTCTCCTCCTTTCTCAGCACCGCCGCTCCGGGAACACACCTGCGCCtccgtccttggccttctccgcGATTCCGTCAGCCACGCAACCTGGCCGTGCCGCTGGTGTTGGTTGGCCAGGGCAGCGGCGTGGGCCCCTTTGTGGGTTTCCTTCACGACCGGGTCGCATGGGCACAGCGGCGGCTGCACCATCGTGATGATGCCCAGCAagacgacatggacgagaaggaagaCAATGACGAGGAGGTGGGTGAGGTGCTTCTCGTGGTCGCCGCCAAAACACGTCGTCATGTCCCCTGTCCGATCGACAGCCTTGAGCAACTGACCAGGGCCCTGCCGTTGACCATCATCTTGGCTCTCAGCGAAGAGGAACATCACCTCATGATCCGCAGCGGCACCTGGACTCAGCTCCCCACGGGGGATCGGCACGTAACGCGCCATCTTCTGGAGCATCGGGACTTTGTCCAGAGGCTCGTCAAGGAAAAGGGCGGCCACGTCTTTGTCTGCGGCAGCTCCGACTTTGGGGCTACGGCGATGAGCAGTCTTGGACTGGGTCAACCGCAGAAACAAcaccaagaacaagaacaagagcaacaacaacaacaacgaccaCAATATCCACGTGGCGAGTCCTACTCCCACGATGACAACCACACACATATGCCCTCAGCTTCTCCGCATTGGAAGCAACTGCACCAAGATCTCTTCGTCACGGTGAAAAGACCGTCTTCCACCtcaccgtcttctcctcgtttctcctctttctcttcttcttcttcttcttcctcctaTTCCTattcctccccctcttcacCCTCGGTTGACCCCCAaaacaacatcatcacccCCTCCAACCTTGCAGCCCACAACTCCATCAACTCGTGCTGGACCGCCATCGGCGGGACAGTCTACGACATGACGTCCTTTCTGGCCACCCATCCGGGCGGACCGAAGACGATCCTTGAGTCGGCAGGCACCATCGCGGACGCGCGCTTTGCCGAAACGCACGGCGGGCCGCACGCCCAGGAGATCAGGGGTTATCTCCAGAGATATGCCATTGGCCGTCTGTCCACATCTGCCACAGGTCCGGGCACGCAGACGACCAGCGCAAAGCTCACTCATGTCTTGGTGAGGATGCAGAACGCCCTCACCAACAACAGCGCCTTTGACGCAAGCCGTGGACCGCTGCCCTTGTACGTGTACGAGGACGCCTTGCTCGTGTTCGCCGATAGCCTAGATGGCGTGGTGGGCATTCTGtcagacgccgccgtcggcatgcAGTCCTCGGAGCAGAGGGCGGCCGTTCTAAAGACGCAGGCGCTTTTGAGAAAGGCTTTCACGCTTCTGAAGACCGGCTGCAAGGGCTGCCTGTTCGCGGCTGGCTCAGAGAGCTCTTCCTCAACGCTGCTTGAAGAGAGCGAGGCTTTGGTTCAGAGGTTGTACAGAGAGCCTATTAAAAAGGTGCACGCGGCTGTTGATGCTTGTAAGAGGGGTTTGAGTGAGATTGAGACCGGGACGGAGGTGGACAGTGATGACAGGATTTGTGATGCCCAGAACGACGAAAACAACGAAGCACTAAAGCGTGTTTTGGAAATGTTTTGCACCAGTCTAGCAAGCATTGCTGAGGATTTACTGTACTAG